The proteins below are encoded in one region of Brevundimonas fontaquae:
- a CDS encoding pyridoxamine 5'-phosphate oxidase family protein — protein sequence MSDKLTPAEAEKEFWKSLKESNTGMLGIDRPGYHHQPMTGFGEDETGTIWFFTRDDTDFARDVAGGGQNGMFCYQAKDGKVQACIHGRLAIDQDRSRIDKYWNPVVAAWYPDGKDDAHLTLVRFDADDGRVWVSDKGALGFGYEVLKANLTKSVPDVGGVSDVKL from the coding sequence GTGTCCGACAAACTGACCCCCGCCGAGGCCGAGAAGGAATTCTGGAAGAGCCTGAAGGAGTCCAACACCGGCATGCTGGGCATTGATCGCCCCGGCTATCACCACCAACCCATGACCGGTTTCGGCGAGGACGAGACGGGGACCATCTGGTTCTTCACCCGCGACGACACTGATTTCGCCCGCGACGTCGCCGGCGGCGGCCAGAACGGCATGTTCTGCTACCAGGCCAAGGACGGCAAGGTTCAGGCCTGCATCCACGGCCGCCTGGCCATCGATCAGGACCGCAGCCGCATCGACAAATACTGGAACCCCGTCGTCGCCGCCTGGTATCCGGACGGCAAGGACGACGCCCACCTGACCCTGGTCCGCTTCGACGCCGACGACGGCCGCGTGTGGGTCTCCGACAAGGGCGCTCTGGGCTTCGGCTACGAAGTCCTCAAGGCCAACCTGACGAAAAGCGTCCCGGATGTCGGCGGCGTGTCGGACGTGAAGCTGTAA
- a CDS encoding aspartate aminotransferase family protein translates to MGVYNRAPLEVERGRGARLWATDGTEYLDCVAGISTNGLGHAHPELVQAVKDQAEKLWHVSNIFRIPGQEALADALCESSFADVVFFTNSGTEAVECALKTARKYHSANGAPERIDIYGFDGSFHGRTYGAINAAANPSYTEGFGPPMQGFHQLKWGDHEAIKAAIANPTTAAIIVEPVQGEGGCRAMPEQCLRGLRELCDDHGVLIIFDEVQCGMGRTGKLWAHEWAGMAPDIMAVAKALGGGFPIGACLASAKAAKGMTVGVHGSTFGGNPLAMAVGQKALSLINSPETLNNVNEVAGYLKQQFAGLQERFPDVIADVRGKGLLIGIKMVPNNREFMALARDTQQLLIAGGGDNCVRLLPPLNLTLDEAREAVARFEAACEVAREKLAA, encoded by the coding sequence ATGGGTGTCTACAATCGCGCGCCGCTGGAAGTGGAACGCGGCCGAGGCGCGCGTCTGTGGGCGACCGACGGGACCGAATATCTCGACTGCGTCGCCGGCATCTCGACCAACGGCCTCGGCCACGCCCACCCCGAACTGGTCCAGGCGGTCAAGGACCAGGCCGAGAAGCTGTGGCACGTCTCCAATATCTTCCGCATTCCGGGTCAGGAAGCGCTGGCCGACGCCCTGTGCGAATCCAGCTTCGCCGACGTGGTGTTCTTCACCAACTCGGGCACCGAAGCCGTCGAATGCGCGCTGAAGACGGCGCGCAAATACCACTCGGCCAATGGCGCGCCTGAGCGGATCGACATCTACGGCTTCGACGGCTCGTTCCACGGTCGGACCTATGGCGCGATCAACGCCGCCGCCAACCCCAGCTATACCGAGGGCTTCGGCCCGCCGATGCAGGGCTTCCACCAGCTGAAGTGGGGCGACCATGAGGCGATCAAGGCCGCCATCGCCAACCCCACGACCGCCGCCATCATCGTCGAGCCCGTGCAGGGCGAGGGCGGCTGCCGCGCCATGCCCGAACAGTGCCTGCGGGGCCTGCGCGAACTGTGCGACGATCACGGCGTCCTGATCATCTTCGACGAGGTCCAGTGCGGCATGGGCCGGACCGGCAAGCTGTGGGCCCACGAATGGGCGGGCATGGCGCCGGACATCATGGCGGTGGCCAAGGCCCTGGGCGGGGGCTTCCCCATCGGCGCCTGCCTGGCCTCGGCAAAGGCGGCCAAAGGGATGACGGTCGGCGTTCACGGCTCGACCTTCGGCGGCAACCCACTGGCCATGGCCGTGGGCCAGAAGGCGCTGAGCCTGATCAACAGCCCCGAGACGCTGAACAACGTCAACGAGGTCGCCGGCTATCTGAAGCAGCAGTTCGCGGGCCTTCAGGAACGCTTCCCCGACGTGATCGCCGACGTGCGCGGCAAGGGCCTTCTGATCGGCATCAAGATGGTGCCGAACAATCGCGAGTTCATGGCCCTGGCGCGCGACACGCAGCAGCTGCTGATCGCCGGCGGCGGCGACAACTGCGTGCGCCTGCTGCCGCCGCTGAACCTGACGCTGGACGAGGCCCGCGAAGCCGTGGCCCGTTTCGAAGCGGCCTGCGAGGTCGCCCGCGAAAAGCTGGCGGCCTGA
- the apaG gene encoding Co2+/Mg2+ efflux protein ApaG, whose amino-acid sequence MHDGPAYTAETNGILIRVRPSYLAGQSDPDEGRWVWAYQIEIVNLSGSTVQLMARRWTITDGHGHVEEVRGPGVVGEQPVIEPGGSYAYASGCPLGTDSGSMVGAYYMTDADGRSFEAQIPAFSLDTPDARRVLN is encoded by the coding sequence ATGCACGATGGTCCTGCCTATACCGCCGAGACGAACGGCATCCTGATCCGGGTGCGGCCCAGCTATCTGGCGGGCCAGTCCGATCCCGACGAAGGGCGCTGGGTCTGGGCCTATCAGATCGAGATCGTGAACCTGTCCGGGTCGACGGTGCAGCTGATGGCGCGTCGCTGGACGATCACCGACGGCCACGGCCATGTCGAAGAGGTGCGCGGCCCCGGCGTCGTCGGCGAACAGCCAGTGATCGAGCCGGGCGGCAGCTACGCCTACGCCTCGGGCTGTCCGTTGGGCACCGACAGCGGCTCGATGGTGGGCGCCTATTATATGACGGATGCGGACGGGCGGAGTTTCGAGGCGCAGATTCCGGCCTTTTCGCTGGATACGCCGGATGCGCGGCGGGTGCTGAACTGA
- a CDS encoding TIGR02186 family protein, whose product MQALPPPPPAIAAPPLDRSEATTGDLRVAAALTDAQVRVDSSFRGASIVLYGAVFNPTPEPADVVVVVRGPDAPIRLVKKTRTSGVWLNSRPVLFEGAPGFYMTASTRPLSDIADFGQLRRLGVGVDHLRIDAPEESRTVTRYGVRDVVVSRLGDDYLDWRRAVIRLKEAAALYDTDSEGVEFVDRGLFRAEVKLPTVAPTGKYYAEVWLFQDGEPQSVSNLTLTVEKVGLERDIYELAHRRPWLYGVLCVVLAALTGYGASRIFSRRS is encoded by the coding sequence ATGCAGGCGCTTCCTCCCCCTCCGCCCGCTATTGCGGCCCCGCCGCTCGATCGGTCCGAAGCGACGACGGGCGACCTGCGCGTCGCCGCCGCCCTGACCGACGCCCAGGTCCGGGTCGACAGCAGTTTCCGGGGCGCGTCCATCGTCCTCTACGGCGCGGTGTTCAATCCGACGCCCGAACCGGCCGACGTGGTGGTGGTGGTGCGGGGGCCGGACGCGCCGATCCGCCTGGTCAAGAAGACGCGCACGTCCGGTGTCTGGCTGAACAGCCGGCCCGTGCTGTTCGAAGGCGCGCCCGGCTTCTACATGACCGCCTCGACGCGTCCGCTCAGCGACATCGCCGACTTCGGTCAGCTGCGCCGGCTCGGCGTCGGCGTCGATCACCTGCGCATCGACGCGCCCGAGGAAAGCCGCACCGTCACCCGCTACGGCGTGCGCGATGTGGTGGTCAGCCGTCTGGGCGACGACTATCTGGACTGGCGCCGCGCGGTGATCCGGCTGAAGGAGGCCGCCGCCCTCTATGATACCGATTCCGAGGGGGTCGAGTTCGTGGATCGGGGTCTGTTCCGCGCCGAGGTCAAACTGCCGACCGTGGCGCCCACCGGAAAATACTACGCCGAGGTCTGGCTGTTTCAGGACGGCGAGCCGCAGTCGGTGTCGAACCTGACCCTGACGGTCGAGAAGGTCGGGCTGGAGCGCGACATCTATGAGCTCGCGCACCGTCGGCCGTGGCTGTACGGCGTGCTGTGCGTCGTGCTGGCCGCCCTGACCGGCTATGGCGCCTCGCGCATCTTCAGCCGGCGGAGCTGA
- a CDS encoding YcxB family protein, whose product MIVVEAVRPTARELRPIASGWGAIHWLNTLPFYVGVLGFLIFGLVAMGPDGDAYSPWLLFVFFAGTVAAWWASCQLMIWGNARARKMAPASGADWRWTISEDGLTFESPFQSGWMDWKAIKSVQEEKDRFLFLVLPNQNSVLPKRSLTEDQASALRTLVDDLDRRGVLGAGVD is encoded by the coding sequence ATGATTGTCGTCGAGGCGGTCAGGCCTACAGCGCGTGAATTACGTCCGATCGCATCGGGTTGGGGCGCCATACATTGGCTTAACACGCTGCCGTTTTACGTAGGAGTTCTGGGGTTTCTGATCTTCGGTTTGGTCGCAATGGGCCCGGACGGCGATGCTTATTCGCCTTGGCTGCTATTCGTCTTCTTCGCTGGCACAGTCGCCGCTTGGTGGGCGTCCTGTCAGTTGATGATCTGGGGGAACGCAAGGGCGCGCAAAATGGCCCCAGCGAGCGGCGCGGACTGGCGTTGGACGATTTCCGAAGATGGCCTGACGTTCGAAAGCCCATTTCAAAGCGGATGGATGGACTGGAAGGCGATCAAGTCTGTCCAGGAAGAGAAAGATCGTTTTCTCTTTTTGGTTCTCCCTAACCAGAACTCCGTCCTGCCAAAGCGCTCACTAACCGAGGACCAAGCTTCAGCGCTACGAACCCTCGTCGATGATCTTGACCGCAGGGGCGTCCTTGGCGCCGGTGTTGACTAA
- a CDS encoding ABC transporter permease produces MTDTPDLISTRPAGLPQPRRYPGINWIGVQTLYLREVRRFWKVGAQTVAAPVVTTLLYMLVFVVALQNARPPLHGTPFALFVAPGLIMMAMLNNAFANASSSLIQAKIMGTATDFLTPPLSPLELTLGFTLGAATRGLAVGLVTAICVLPFAPLGIANIVAIVWFALAACFIMGMTGVLAGLWSEKFDHLSAVQNFIVMPMTFLSGTFYLVENLPEPFRALSRYNPFFYLIDGFRYGFIGHAESNLTVGVIGSAVLMAVMGVVCWLVFRSGWRLKS; encoded by the coding sequence ATGACCGATACGCCCGATCTGATCTCCACCCGGCCTGCCGGCCTGCCGCAGCCGCGTCGCTATCCGGGGATCAACTGGATCGGGGTGCAGACCCTGTATCTGCGCGAGGTGCGGCGCTTCTGGAAGGTGGGCGCCCAGACGGTGGCGGCGCCGGTGGTCACGACGCTGCTCTATATGCTGGTGTTCGTGGTGGCGCTTCAGAATGCGCGGCCGCCGCTGCACGGCACGCCATTCGCCTTGTTCGTCGCGCCCGGCCTGATCATGATGGCCATGTTGAACAATGCCTTCGCCAACGCCTCGTCCAGCCTGATCCAGGCCAAGATCATGGGTACGGCGACCGACTTCCTGACCCCGCCGCTCAGCCCGCTTGAGCTGACGCTGGGCTTTACGCTGGGCGCCGCGACGCGTGGGCTGGCGGTCGGTCTGGTGACGGCGATCTGCGTGCTGCCGTTCGCGCCGCTGGGGATCGCCAACATCGTCGCCATCGTCTGGTTCGCTTTGGCCGCCTGTTTCATCATGGGCATGACCGGCGTGTTGGCGGGGCTGTGGAGCGAGAAGTTCGACCACCTGTCGGCGGTCCAAAACTTCATCGTCATGCCGATGACCTTCCTGTCGGGGACCTTCTATCTGGTCGAGAACCTGCCCGAGCCGTTCCGGGCGCTGAGCCGCTACAACCCCTTCTTCTATCTGATCGACGGCTTCCGCTACGGCTTCATCGGCCATGCCGAGAGCAATCTGACGGTCGGCGTCATAGGGTCGGCCGTACTGATGGCCGTCATGGGCGTGGTCTGCTGGCTGGTGTTCCGCTCGGGCTGGCGTCTTAAGAGCTAG
- the gcrA gene encoding cell cycle sigma 70 cofactor GcrA translates to MTAGWTDDRVGALKKLWLEGQSASQIAKQLGGGVTRNAVIGKVHRLGLSGRAAPSQPARTVAATFRTARPRPAPAAPAQQPSAPRRLEAVQPKPVEPAAPVPAPIPDLPGTATVMTLGAHMCKWPIGDPSSREFSFCGRRSSEGVYCVEHARVAYQPQVRRGSKESGSDLARSLRRYI, encoded by the coding sequence ATGACCGCAGGCTGGACCGACGACCGCGTAGGCGCGCTAAAGAAGCTCTGGCTTGAGGGCCAGTCCGCGAGCCAGATCGCCAAACAACTGGGCGGCGGGGTCACCCGCAACGCCGTGATCGGCAAGGTGCACCGTCTGGGCCTGTCGGGCCGGGCCGCCCCATCGCAACCGGCGCGCACCGTCGCCGCGACCTTCCGCACCGCGCGTCCGCGCCCGGCGCCGGCCGCTCCGGCGCAGCAACCTTCGGCCCCGCGCCGTCTGGAAGCCGTTCAGCCCAAGCCGGTCGAACCCGCAGCCCCCGTCCCCGCCCCGATCCCGGACCTGCCGGGCACGGCGACCGTGATGACCCTGGGCGCCCACATGTGCAAATGGCCGATCGGCGACCCGTCGTCGCGCGAGTTCAGCTTCTGCGGCCGCCGCTCGTCGGAAGGCGTCTATTGCGTCGAACACGCCCGCGTCGCCTACCAGCCGCAAGTCCGTCGCGGCTCCAAGGAAAGCGGCTCCGACCTGGCCCGCAGCCTGCGTCGTTATATCTAA
- a CDS encoding sulfite exporter TauE/SafE family protein, translated as MDIYLPIAEVSVNWPTLVILGAVVGFVSGLFGIGGGFLMAPILVFLGIPPTVAVASQASHVVASSTSGVIRYAGAGSVDFKMGSVMAAGGAAGALAGVELFRYLRLLGQADLVVALSYLVFLGAIGILMLNESLTEILRRRRGLPAPHKQRRRPMWLYGLPLKMKFPKSGLYISALPPFGLGVFAGVLSAIMGVGGGFILVPAMLYILRMRAGAVVGTSLFQIIITTAITTILQAGRNQTVDIVLSTILLLGGVVGAQIGARFAGRFRAEELRAALGLIVLLVGIQMGLDLFVRPNDIFMIAPGIAD; from the coding sequence TTGGACATCTATCTGCCGATCGCCGAGGTTTCGGTGAACTGGCCGACCCTGGTGATCCTGGGGGCGGTGGTCGGATTCGTGTCCGGCCTGTTCGGCATCGGCGGCGGCTTCCTGATGGCGCCGATCCTGGTTTTCCTGGGCATCCCACCGACCGTCGCCGTCGCCAGCCAGGCCAGCCACGTGGTTGCCTCCTCGACGTCGGGCGTCATCCGCTATGCGGGCGCGGGTTCGGTCGATTTCAAGATGGGATCGGTGATGGCGGCCGGGGGCGCGGCCGGCGCCCTGGCGGGGGTCGAGCTGTTTCGCTACTTGCGCCTGCTGGGCCAGGCCGACCTGGTCGTGGCTCTGTCCTATCTCGTCTTCCTTGGCGCCATCGGCATTCTGATGCTGAACGAGAGCCTGACCGAGATCCTGCGCCGTCGCCGGGGCCTGCCCGCGCCGCACAAGCAGCGTCGGCGGCCGATGTGGCTGTATGGTCTGCCTCTGAAGATGAAGTTCCCGAAGTCGGGTCTGTATATCAGCGCCTTGCCGCCGTTCGGCCTGGGCGTCTTCGCAGGCGTCCTGTCGGCCATCATGGGGGTGGGCGGCGGCTTCATCCTGGTGCCGGCCATGCTCTATATCCTGCGCATGCGGGCGGGCGCAGTGGTGGGCACCAGCCTGTTCCAGATCATCATCACCACCGCCATCACCACCATTCTTCAGGCCGGTCGTAACCAGACGGTCGACATCGTCCTGTCCACCATCCTGCTGCTGGGCGGCGTGGTTGGCGCCCAGATCGGCGCCCGCTTCGCCGGGCGGTTCCGCGCCGAGGAACTGCGGGCGGCGCTGGGCCTGATCGTTCTGCTGGTCGGGATCCAGATGGGACTGGACCTGTTTGTGCGGCCCAACGACATCTTCATGATCGCGCCGGGGATCGCCGACTGA
- the argF gene encoding ornithine carbamoyltransferase: MVRHFLDIHRLDAADLRAILDDAHARKAARKGWPQGRADADAPGKDRVLAMIFEKNSTRTRFSFDAAIRQLGGSSIIATASDMQLGRGEPVEDTARVLSRMVDAVMIRANDHEDVERFARVSTVPVVNGLTDRSHPCQILADLQTIEEHCGPIAGKTIAWIGDGNNVCHSFMHAAPKFGFHLNVACPAEYHPDLRDLAKGGDAVTLTSDPREAVKGADVVVTDTWVSMGDQDYEARLAAFEHYGVDEALMDLADPEAVFLHCLPAHRGEEVTDAVIDGPRSLVWDEAENRIHAQKAVLAWCFAG; encoded by the coding sequence ATGGTCCGGCACTTCCTCGACATCCACCGGCTGGACGCGGCGGATCTGCGCGCCATCCTGGACGACGCCCATGCCCGCAAGGCCGCCCGCAAGGGCTGGCCCCAGGGGCGCGCCGACGCCGATGCGCCGGGCAAGGACCGCGTTCTGGCGATGATCTTCGAGAAGAACTCGACGCGCACCCGTTTCAGCTTCGACGCGGCGATCCGCCAGTTGGGCGGCTCGTCCATCATCGCCACGGCCTCGGACATGCAGTTGGGCCGCGGCGAGCCGGTGGAGGACACCGCGCGCGTCCTGTCGCGCATGGTCGATGCCGTGATGATCCGCGCCAACGACCATGAGGATGTCGAGCGTTTCGCGCGCGTCTCGACCGTGCCCGTGGTCAACGGCCTGACCGACCGGTCGCACCCGTGCCAGATCCTGGCCGATCTGCAGACGATCGAAGAGCATTGCGGACCGATCGCCGGCAAGACGATCGCCTGGATCGGCGACGGCAACAACGTCTGCCACAGCTTCATGCACGCGGCGCCCAAGTTCGGCTTCCATCTGAACGTCGCCTGCCCGGCGGAATACCACCCGGACCTTCGCGACCTGGCCAAGGGCGGCGACGCCGTCACCCTGACCAGCGATCCGCGCGAGGCGGTCAAGGGCGCCGACGTCGTCGTCACCGACACCTGGGTCTCCATGGGGGATCAGGACTATGAGGCGCGCCTGGCGGCGTTCGAACATTACGGCGTCGATGAAGCCCTGATGGATCTCGCCGATCCCGAAGCGGTCTTCCTGCATTGCCTTCCCGCCCACCGTGGCGAGGAAGTCACCGACGCCGTCATCGACGGGCCGCGCTCTCTGGTGTGGGACGAGGCCGAAAACCGCATCCACGCCCAGAAGGCCGTTCTGGCATGGTGCTTCGCCGGCTGA
- a CDS encoding SEL1-like repeat protein, translating into MSAAAPWSVKGIDPKAREVAKDLARRSGMTLGEWLNSMIMEDEEEGYATLPRRSQAAEYERRNRSRRLDDAYEVEDSQQRIGASIDVIAARLEAAERRSTVAIQGVDQAVAGLMRRLDGQEAEAQGAARRIDDIAEELREGHRRLRAFERDTGPSTQEAFGKIETSLGALTGRLYDIEERQRLGVSDLRERMEAVEKAAGPGVGTEMLAQVSARLDEAQNRTTEALKTLERSFAALDQRMRTAESRVEPEGARDLARFEKLAESLSRQIDNNRAEMMQRLDAAETGARIDRIERAVQAVGDQLKASEEKGAIGLEAMGREVLRIARNLNARVKKVEMDNDGRTDAVARAAADVVGQTIETEVARRAARLDQEFARHVDRVDQRLTASDDRHAIALEKLGGEITRISDQLSDRIAQSERRSQQALEDIGRRLSESSDKIEQRYDRASGELAERMRLSEERTARLLAEARESIDARAPTPVRDKPLDNESAWTPARQILERAASATIQAPIQSASIEGDWRAAAFPDETFTDQDAWSSDPVTPEVATATPFPSAPVVQTEAEPVEALADDLPMRQVDPDGVEPIIQPFSGFGGADVEDALEATSPGFSTAPAEKRDAAVLDADDDDFGGETEFVDPRRLRSSMEAAAAAGRAASTRSTIDAARAAITAPAEPEPAPRSGFGLKRGGKSKLQERLDRQASKDGSTVKKTFLASVTAVALTGGVYGYLSLTDGGAPDFEMPSFGGGSTTNGAVPLAASAVTPTGPKATFDIGGPGAADYEAAIGKLEAGDNSGLDGMKRAANLGYAPAQTYLGQLYLDGANGVPADPAQSRQWGRRAAEGGDPRGMHLYGMQLYEGDGGATNQAEALTWLLNAAERGLPDSQYNVARIYETGADGVAKNPTEALKWYMIAARGGDAEAQAAVTRLRPTASATAQRAARTAADAFVAQSQGQSQAQDQATG; encoded by the coding sequence GTGAGCGCTGCAGCGCCGTGGAGCGTTAAGGGAATCGATCCCAAAGCACGCGAGGTCGCCAAGGATCTGGCGCGCCGGTCCGGCATGACGCTGGGCGAATGGCTCAACTCCATGATCATGGAAGACGAGGAGGAGGGTTACGCCACCCTGCCGCGTCGCTCTCAGGCCGCTGAATACGAACGCCGCAACCGCAGCCGCCGTCTGGACGACGCCTATGAGGTCGAAGACAGCCAGCAGCGAATCGGCGCCTCCATCGATGTGATCGCCGCGCGGCTGGAAGCCGCCGAACGCCGCTCGACCGTCGCCATTCAGGGCGTGGACCAGGCCGTCGCGGGGCTGATGCGCCGGCTGGACGGTCAGGAGGCCGAGGCCCAGGGCGCCGCCCGCCGCATCGACGACATCGCCGAGGAGCTGCGCGAAGGGCATCGCCGCCTGCGCGCCTTCGAACGCGACACCGGCCCGTCGACCCAGGAAGCCTTCGGCAAGATCGAGACCTCGCTGGGCGCGCTGACCGGGCGCCTGTACGACATCGAGGAACGCCAGCGTCTGGGCGTCAGCGATCTGCGCGAGCGGATGGAGGCGGTCGAGAAGGCCGCCGGCCCCGGCGTCGGCACGGAAATGCTGGCCCAGGTCAGCGCGCGTCTGGACGAGGCCCAGAACCGCACGACCGAAGCCCTGAAGACGCTGGAACGCTCGTTCGCCGCGCTGGACCAGCGGATGCGGACGGCCGAAAGCCGCGTCGAGCCGGAAGGCGCGCGCGACCTGGCCCGTTTCGAGAAACTGGCTGAAAGCCTGTCGCGTCAGATCGACAACAATCGCGCCGAGATGATGCAGCGCTTGGACGCCGCCGAAACGGGCGCGCGCATCGACCGCATCGAACGCGCCGTCCAGGCCGTCGGCGATCAGCTGAAGGCGTCCGAAGAGAAGGGCGCCATCGGCCTCGAGGCCATGGGCCGCGAGGTCCTGCGCATCGCCCGCAACCTGAATGCGCGGGTCAAGAAGGTCGAGATGGACAACGACGGTCGCACCGACGCCGTCGCCCGCGCCGCCGCCGACGTCGTCGGCCAGACCATCGAAACCGAGGTCGCCCGCCGCGCCGCGCGTCTGGACCAGGAGTTCGCCCGCCACGTCGACCGCGTCGACCAACGCCTGACCGCCAGCGACGATCGCCACGCCATCGCGCTGGAGAAGCTTGGCGGCGAGATCACCCGCATCTCGGACCAACTCAGCGATCGCATCGCCCAATCCGAGCGCCGCTCGCAGCAGGCGCTGGAAGACATCGGCCGGCGCTTGTCGGAAAGCTCGGACAAGATCGAGCAGCGCTACGATCGCGCCTCCGGCGAACTGGCCGAGCGGATGCGTCTGAGCGAGGAACGCACCGCCCGTCTGCTGGCCGAGGCGCGCGAAAGCATCGACGCCCGCGCGCCCACGCCCGTGCGCGACAAGCCGCTGGACAATGAGTCCGCGTGGACCCCGGCGCGCCAGATTTTGGAACGCGCCGCCTCAGCGACGATACAGGCGCCGATCCAGTCTGCATCCATCGAAGGCGACTGGCGCGCCGCAGCCTTCCCCGATGAGACCTTCACCGACCAGGACGCCTGGTCCAGCGATCCGGTGACGCCCGAAGTCGCGACCGCTACACCCTTCCCGTCGGCGCCTGTCGTCCAGACCGAGGCCGAGCCCGTCGAGGCCCTGGCCGACGACTTGCCGATGCGTCAGGTCGATCCCGATGGCGTCGAACCCATCATCCAGCCGTTCAGCGGTTTCGGCGGCGCCGACGTCGAGGATGCGCTGGAAGCGACGTCGCCGGGTTTCTCGACCGCACCGGCCGAAAAGCGTGACGCCGCCGTCCTGGACGCGGACGACGACGATTTCGGCGGCGAAACCGAGTTCGTGGATCCGCGCCGGCTGCGCTCCAGCATGGAAGCGGCCGCCGCCGCCGGCCGCGCCGCTTCGACCCGCAGCACCATCGATGCCGCTCGTGCCGCGATCACCGCGCCGGCCGAGCCGGAACCCGCGCCCCGGTCGGGCTTCGGCCTGAAGCGCGGCGGCAAGTCCAAGCTGCAGGAACGGCTGGACCGGCAGGCGTCCAAGGACGGATCGACGGTCAAAAAGACCTTTCTGGCTTCGGTCACGGCGGTCGCCCTGACCGGGGGCGTCTATGGCTATCTGTCTCTGACCGACGGCGGTGCACCGGACTTCGAGATGCCCAGCTTCGGCGGCGGTTCGACGACCAACGGTGCCGTGCCTCTGGCGGCGTCGGCGGTGACGCCGACCGGCCCGAAAGCGACCTTCGACATCGGCGGCCCCGGCGCGGCGGATTATGAGGCGGCGATCGGCAAGCTGGAGGCCGGCGACAACTCGGGCCTGGACGGCATGAAGCGCGCGGCCAACCTGGGTTACGCCCCCGCCCAGACCTATCTGGGTCAGCTGTATCTGGACGGCGCCAATGGCGTGCCCGCCGACCCGGCTCAAAGCCGTCAGTGGGGCCGTCGCGCGGCCGAGGGCGGCGATCCGCGCGGGATGCATCTGTATGGGATGCAGCTCTATGAAGGCGACGGCGGCGCGACCAATCAGGCCGAGGCCCTGACCTGGCTGCTGAACGCGGCCGAGCGCGGCCTGCCGGACAGCCAGTACAATGTCGCGCGCATCTATGAGACCGGCGCCGACGGCGTGGCCAAGAATCCGACCGAAGCGCTGAAATGGTACATGATCGCCGCGCGCGGCGGGGATGCGGAGGCCCAGGCCGCCGTGACGCGCCTGCGTCCGACGGCCAGCGCCACGGCCCAGCGCGCGGCCCGCACCGCCGCCGACGCCTTCGTGGCCCAGTCGCAGGGTCAGTCGCAGGCCCAAGACCAGGCGACAGGCTAG
- a CDS encoding M28 family metallopeptidase translates to MLFRSLVAATALFAALPAFAQEATPQAGDRPDIAAGAAQFIKPTNAERTQVLVGFLTTLGFTPEIQTFEGGNQATGPMEGANVVVTVGEGAKDIVLTAHYDAVKLRDGTLSQGIVDNVGSVMAMMEAAKTLDMALEGQPVAHRFVFVFTDQEELGLLGAKAFLAKHGKDRIAAVINADVAAYGQTVMYGENNGPQSAFVLETLRGLCAERGFDCMPYPTYPPSDDRAFSAAGVPVVSMGTQDAVGAHQMWLAFNGGKDNGLKEGFVPPVFQRIHSTEDKLSYLKGVDVARFGLFIADLGLALDKKLVEIQAKDAAVAAETAPAAPSAD, encoded by the coding sequence ATGCTGTTTCGTTCGCTCGTCGCCGCCACCGCCCTGTTCGCCGCTCTTCCCGCCTTCGCTCAGGAAGCGACGCCCCAGGCCGGCGACCGCCCCGACATCGCCGCCGGCGCCGCCCAGTTCATCAAGCCAACCAACGCCGAGCGGACCCAGGTTCTGGTCGGCTTCCTGACGACGCTGGGCTTCACGCCCGAAATCCAGACCTTCGAAGGCGGCAACCAGGCCACAGGCCCGATGGAAGGCGCCAATGTCGTCGTCACAGTGGGCGAGGGCGCCAAGGACATCGTCCTGACCGCCCACTATGACGCGGTGAAGCTGCGCGACGGGACGCTATCGCAGGGCATCGTCGACAACGTCGGCTCGGTCATGGCGATGATGGAGGCGGCCAAGACGCTGGACATGGCGCTCGAAGGCCAGCCGGTCGCCCACCGCTTCGTCTTCGTCTTCACCGACCAGGAAGAGCTGGGCCTTCTGGGCGCGAAGGCCTTCCTGGCGAAACACGGCAAGGACCGGATCGCCGCCGTCATCAACGCCGATGTCGCCGCCTATGGTCAGACGGTCATGTATGGCGAGAACAATGGCCCGCAATCAGCCTTCGTGCTGGAGACGCTGCGCGGCCTGTGCGCCGAACGCGGCTTCGACTGCATGCCCTATCCGACCTATCCGCCCAGCGACGACCGCGCCTTCTCGGCCGCCGGCGTGCCGGTGGTGTCGATGGGCACTCAGGATGCGGTCGGCGCCCACCAGATGTGGCTGGCCTTCAACGGCGGCAAGGACAACGGCCTGAAGGAGGGCTTTGTCCCGCCCGTCTTCCAGCGCATCCACTCGACCGAAGATAAGCTGTCGTATCTGAAGGGCGTCGACGTCGCGCGTTTCGGCCTGTTCATCGCCGATCTCGGCCTGGCCCTGGACAAGAAGCTGGTCGAAATCCAGGCCAAGGACGCAGCGGTCGCCGCCGAAACGGCGCCGGCGGCGCCCAGCGCAGACTGA